CGATTCGCGTGGCAATTTTCGCATTCTCAAGCGAACCTTCGAATTCAAAGAGGTCTTGCTCAATCTGATTTCGATAGGTGCTGTACGCAAGCGTTCGCATTAGTGCAGTTGCCACCGAACGATTCGAAGCGACGCCGGCGGCGATCATGTCGGCGCGGAATTCGCGTTCTCGGCTGATCTTGCCGAGCGATAACGCATACAGTCCGCGGAAGCACATCATGAAAGAATAGATTGGCTTCGTGATCGCACCTTCATAAAGCGCACCGAGATAGTTATCAAATCGCTGCAACAGCGGCGCGATACGTTTCGAATAATGCGTGTCATTACCGCTGAAGTGAGCCATTTCATGCGTCAGTACGGCGCGCGTTTCCTCGCCGTTTAGCTGCTTTAACAGCGACAGGCTGACATAAAGCGTTCGCCCCTTTAGCCGCTTGCCGTCGAGCATCACGGGGGCCTCGGTTACAAAAAAGTTGTCGTCGATTCCGGCAACGATTTGTGAAGGCGGCTGAGTTTGCAATTGATCACAGATCTGCTGCAGGTCCGCCCAAAGCCGCGGCGCGGCTTGTCGATCAAGCAACTGTCCTTGCAGTTCCAAGTCCATCCGAGCGGGAGCAAAGATCGCTTTCAGTAACCCCCAGATCGCCGCCAAACCTACGAAAGCCACAACGAAAATCAGCTTTGGCACGTAAACGTTGAACCACAGCGCCGTGACCCAAAACGACAGCGATACCAACAGAGTGACCTGGGCGACCGCTTGAAGTGCGCCAAAGATCCTTAGCACATTCCAGCCAACCTTTAGGCTGATGTACTGAGCCATCTGCGACTGCGTCGAAGCGATGACGGCAAGCAACCCAAGCACAAACATCGCGACGCCCGACGCGACGCAAGCGGCCGACGTGATTTTCAACCATTCGATCGACCGGTGCTGGAACAACAATTCGCCATCAATGCCAGCTGCAAACCCGGGGTCCTTGATCATCTCACTGAACGGCACGTTTTCATAAATCAGGATGATCGCGGCTTTCTCTTCCGGAGCGATGGTCGCGTCGGAACGGATCGCGCTGACCATCGCGTCACGAGCCTCCGCATTCATGCGGCTTTGCGCGTGCACATAAAACCCATACGCAATCACGGGCACAAGAAAAACGCTTAACGCTGGCAGAAAAAACGTTTTTGCAAAACTCAGCTTGGACAAATCGTCGTGCTGTTGGTCGGACATGCAGGCACCTGAAAAATAGACGAGACCGGCAAAAAGGCTTCCCTCAAGATAACACCCCTGAATCCGCCCATGTGAACAGCTCGGCAGGTCCGTCACGGACGCGATTGATCTTCGTTTGATCGCGACTTTTTCCTATAAGCCACCATGAGCCGACGCGCATTGACGCCGTAGGCGATCCCACCATTTGACTCGGAGCCGCAAACTCGGAGCGCCCACCGCAATGCAACCTTACGACTACGTCATGCTAGCGATCCTGGTTGGCGCGGGCTTATTCGGCGCTGTCAAAGGATTTGCGTGGCAGCTAGCTTCGATTTCTTCCATCGTGGTCAGCTACTTCGTTGCGTATCGATTTCGCGAACCGCTCAGTGAATCGATTGTCGCGGAGCCGCCTTGGGACATTTTTCTGGCGATGCTGATTCTGTTTATCGGGACGTCGCTAGTCATCTGGGTTGCATTCAACATGGTCAAGGAAACGCTTGACCGGCTGAGGCTGAAAGAATTCGATCGTCAGATCGGCGCGCTGTTCGGGCTGATCAAGGGTGCTTTGTATTGCACCTTGATCACGCTGTTCGCGGTCACGCTGATGGGCGACACGATCCGTTCTCAGATCGTCGCCAGCAATAGCGGCCGGTTCATCGCACGAAATCTGGATCGCAGCGAAACGGTTATCCCGCCTGAGGTTCAGCGTTTCTTGCGGCCTTACCTGGAACGGTTCGACGCGGAGTTTGAGAACGCCAAGTCACGTGTCGAGGCCGGCGGAGAATCTGGCTCTGCGACTGAAGCGTCCGGCGAAGGCAGCCCGGCGGGCACGGGACTGTTCGGAACGGGGCAGTTGATGAGCGAGAGCTGAGCCCAGCTTGCAATCGCGAGCTGCATTCCGCCAGGGATTGGCTCAAACACGGGGAAAAAAATACTTCGAATACAACATAAGAGTGATTATCGGACGTTGCAGAAGGGGCTTTTTTGCCCTGTTTCCCCGTGTGGCTCTCTGTCTGTCGATTTGCTTGGTGCTGTTGTCTGGGCTCGCATGTTGGCTTTGGGCTGCGTCTTGAGCGACTGGGAATCGTCGTTCGGGCGTGTCGACAAGACGCTTGGTTTGCTGCCGAGTGTGCCGTGGTCTTCGGCTTTGAGATCACCGGGCGGTGACCGCTGCTCTGTTGTCGACAACCTATGAAATGTTGTTCGCTTGGTTGTCGACAACCGATGGAGCCGTCGTGTCGGATCAGTTGTCGACGACCAAGCCGGCCGTTCGACATGTGGCCGATTCAGGCTACTACAATGCGGGTTTGTTGCTTCCACTCGCTGCCAGCTGCCGATGAAATCTCTTGTTAATCGCAAGCGACGACTGCTGTTTCAGTCACTCGTCGATCGTCGCCTTCTCGCCGTCGCTTCGATCTCCGTGCCCGAGGCGTCTGAAAGCGATTCCGAAGTCGTTTTCACGATTTCGCTTGACGAAGCTTCGGATGACGATTTGACGGTTCTATTTGATACTGTCGAAGACACCGCCGTCGCCGGTTCTGATTTCGAGCCCATCGTCTCGAAGCCCATTGTCTTTCAAGCTGGTGAACTCACGAAGGAAGTTGCCGTTCCGCTTCGCGATGATCTGACCCGTGATCTCGATCGCTCTTTTCGTGGCAGGATTCAAGTGCTTGATTCGAGCGGCCGCGTCGTCCCATTTGGTGAGCATCAAGTTCTTCAGGAGCCAGGGACGTTTGTTGCTGAATACGACTTTGATGAGGCCACGCAGCGATTTGCCTATGCCAATTTTGATAGCGGCCAGGAGTTCTATTCCACATCGCTTTCTGGTGATGAGCCTTCTGTGCTGCTAGGTCGAAACCAATCATCTGGGCAAATAGCGTCTGGAGGAATTATCGTCGTTTCCGATGGGCAGGCCGTTGTGATGCGAGGGGCCTTGGAAGAAGCCAATGTGGTCCATCTTTATCGTCGTCCCGTCGATGGGTCATCGCCACTGGTACGCATTAGTGGCCCGTTGGATAGTGGCAGTATCGATCAATCCAATTCGATCTCAGTCAGTCCGGATCGGCGTTACATCGTTTATGCTTTCGAGGAATCGAACACCGGATCGATGCAGCTTTATTCCGTTCCGGCGGATGGCAGTTCGGCCCCGGTTCGTCTAAGTGACCCGCGGTTTGAAATTGATCATCTTTATGACATCGGCTTGTTCTTTACCGAGGACGATCGTGTCGTCTTTCAAGCTGCCCAGCCAAACGATGGACTTTACATCGCTTCGCTTGATGGATCGACGGAGCCAATCCGGCTAAGTGAGGGTGTGGACAACGATATTACGATTCCCTTTCCGCAGTTGTCGGCGGATGGCGAGTGGGTGTTTTTCAGTGCGCGGACTGCGCCGGGAGTGAGAGAGACGTCGCTGTTTCGAGTTCCACTAGACGGCTCATTGCCGCCGCAGCGAGTGGTTCAGAACACCGGAAGCGCGGCAAGGGCGATCACACCTGATGGCGGACGGGTTGTCTATCGCATCAACAACGGGATCATTCCTCCGTTTGATTTAATGAGTGCGCCGGTCGATGGCAGTTCCGCTCCGATTCGTCTGAATCAGGAACTACCAGAAGGCCGCGAAGTGATCAATCGCGTTCTCATGAGCCACGATGGGGACACCGTTTTTTACTTTGCAAACATTCAAGACCAATCAACGTATTCCGTGTATTCGGTGCCGACGATTGGTGGCGAGCCGCCGATGCTTTTGGGGACTCTTCCCGCTGGCGTCAAACCACATTATTTGAGTCTGACCCCGGACTCTCAGCACTTGGTCTTCAGCACAGATTATTTCGGCGGTCCGCAAACGCTGATCGAACTGTATTCGGTACGAACTGACGGTTCCACACCGTTGATCCGTTTAAATGGTGATGCTGTTGGTGCGGTCGCGTTGGCACGTCAGGACTATGTTGAGATGAGCCCGGATGGGAAGACGATTTCGTATCTCTCGTCAGAAGACTCATTCATTGGTGATGTGGGTTTGTTTCAGGTGCCTGTGGATGGTTCTCGCCCCTCGTCACGTTTGAATCTGTCTCGGCATGTCTCTCGCAGTTCGGTTAAACGAATCGATACTGGGTTTGTTTATCGGACTCAGGAAGTTGATAACTACATGGTTTCGGAAGTCTATCGATTCGCCGAGGCAATGGTTCGAGACGACGATTTCGATGTGGCTGACTTCGGCGATGCTCCCAGTCCCTACCCGGTCACCTTGGCTCAAAACGGCGCGCGGCATTCAGTTGGATCCGTGTTTCTGGGCGAGTCTGTTGACGTGGAAGCTGACGGTCAACCGGATGCCCAGGCGGCTGGCGATGAGGCCACTTCCCTGCCCCGCAGCGAAGGCATTCGTTTTCTGACAGACGTTGTTGCCGCGGACGTCAATACGCTGGCTAGTGTGGAGGTGGTTGCATCAGAAGCGGCCAAGCTCGATGCCTGGATTGACTTCAATCGAGACGGCGATTGGTCCGACCCCGGAGAGCAGATCTTTGTCAGCAACGATGTTACCGCTGGCATGTCGCTTCAGTCATTCATTGTGCCCGGTGGTGCCACTGCTGGTGTAACCGCTGCAAGGTTTCGTCTCAGTCGCGACGGTGGCCTTTCGCCACTTGGTAGCGCCACCGACGGAGAGGTTGAAGACTATGTATTGACCGTCGCCGATGGGACAGTTTCGGAAAAGCGAAGCGTTGTTCTTGACCACGAGCAAGTTTCAGTCTCGACCGAAGGTGGCCAGCCGAGCGTTCTTGCAGGCAGGCAGTATCGCTTTGCGGCGCCATTTGCAAGCGTTGATGTGATCGAAGTGATAGGCGGCAACCAGGATCAGTTGTTCGAAATCTTGGAAATGGATTGGCCAAACGCTGCGATCGAATTGGACGGCCGCGAGGGCTTCAACACACTTCAGATTTTGTACCCCGGCACGTTCGATCTCACTGCGGGTGGGATGATTTCGGCAAAGGGTTTTTCAAAACTTGATTTGTCCATGGTTTCGGGTGTAAGCATCGTTATTGATGAAACATCCATTGCTGAACTTGCCGGTTCTGACGAACTGGTGATTGCGGCTTCGGCCCCGCATCAAGTTATTTTCGAGGATGCGGCCGATTGGGTCATGGCTAGTGATTTGATTGAGCCGGGGCACTTTCGGCAGCAGTTGATCCATACCGTGAGTGGCCGGTCGGTTTCGCTGGAAACTCCCCTGCCCTGGATAAACTTGTTGAATCCATTTGACGTCAACAACGATGGCATGACGTCACCGCGTGATGCACTGGCGGTCATCAATCGGTTGGCGGTCTTAGACTCTCAGTCGGGTAGCAGTGACCTGCCAGATCCGTCAACTTTGGATTCTTGGTTGGGCTTTTATTACGATGCGAACGGTGACGGCATCATCGCACCGCGTGACGCCTTAGCCGTCATCAATCGTTTAGCCACTTTGGAAGCGATGTCTTCGGTGACCTCTGAATCAGAGCGTCCCGAAGCATCGAGCTTATTGGCTTTAGCAGGGTTCGATAGTGCGA
The Stieleria sp. JC731 genome window above contains:
- a CDS encoding M48 family metallopeptidase; the protein is MSDQQHDDLSKLSFAKTFFLPALSVFLVPVIAYGFYVHAQSRMNAEARDAMVSAIRSDATIAPEEKAAIILIYENVPFSEMIKDPGFAAGIDGELLFQHRSIEWLKITSAACVASGVAMFVLGLLAVIASTQSQMAQYISLKVGWNVLRIFGALQAVAQVTLLVSLSFWVTALWFNVYVPKLIFVVAFVGLAAIWGLLKAIFAPARMDLELQGQLLDRQAAPRLWADLQQICDQLQTQPPSQIVAGIDDNFFVTEAPVMLDGKRLKGRTLYVSLSLLKQLNGEETRAVLTHEMAHFSGNDTHYSKRIAPLLQRFDNYLGALYEGAITKPIYSFMMCFRGLYALSLGKISREREFRADMIAAGVASNRSVATALMRTLAYSTYRNQIEQDLFEFEGSLENAKIATRIETGFGQFAPSFIGEDNIASLQTAHPFDSHPPLSERLEAMGYRIDAPELQQDLSLPGDGSWYHGITNASSFEATQWSDYEDNFRKMHAQSLPYRFLPSTDEEREIVERDFPPVTYEGKKGTLAIDCDGMTYDLWKSELPFSDADSMSLEDSVLTIQRKHGGKETLKIGHFRGQTDLVDVINRYFVRYCTAAELQQARAAAQENAEQQQSSS
- a CDS encoding CvpA family protein gives rise to the protein MQPYDYVMLAILVGAGLFGAVKGFAWQLASISSIVVSYFVAYRFREPLSESIVAEPPWDIFLAMLILFIGTSLVIWVAFNMVKETLDRLRLKEFDRQIGALFGLIKGALYCTLITLFAVTLMGDTIRSQIVASNSGRFIARNLDRSETVIPPEVQRFLRPYLERFDAEFENAKSRVEAGGESGSATEASGEGSPAGTGLFGTGQLMSES
- a CDS encoding GEVED domain-containing protein; translated protein: MKSLVNRKRRLLFQSLVDRRLLAVASISVPEASESDSEVVFTISLDEASDDDLTVLFDTVEDTAVAGSDFEPIVSKPIVFQAGELTKEVAVPLRDDLTRDLDRSFRGRIQVLDSSGRVVPFGEHQVLQEPGTFVAEYDFDEATQRFAYANFDSGQEFYSTSLSGDEPSVLLGRNQSSGQIASGGIIVVSDGQAVVMRGALEEANVVHLYRRPVDGSSPLVRISGPLDSGSIDQSNSISVSPDRRYIVYAFEESNTGSMQLYSVPADGSSAPVRLSDPRFEIDHLYDIGLFFTEDDRVVFQAAQPNDGLYIASLDGSTEPIRLSEGVDNDITIPFPQLSADGEWVFFSARTAPGVRETSLFRVPLDGSLPPQRVVQNTGSAARAITPDGGRVVYRINNGIIPPFDLMSAPVDGSSAPIRLNQELPEGREVINRVLMSHDGDTVFYFANIQDQSTYSVYSVPTIGGEPPMLLGTLPAGVKPHYLSLTPDSQHLVFSTDYFGGPQTLIELYSVRTDGSTPLIRLNGDAVGAVALARQDYVEMSPDGKTISYLSSEDSFIGDVGLFQVPVDGSRPSSRLNLSRHVSRSSVKRIDTGFVYRTQEVDNYMVSEVYRFAEAMVRDDDFDVADFGDAPSPYPVTLAQNGARHSVGSVFLGESVDVEADGQPDAQAAGDEATSLPRSEGIRFLTDVVAADVNTLASVEVVASEAAKLDAWIDFNRDGDWSDPGEQIFVSNDVTAGMSLQSFIVPGGATAGVTAARFRLSRDGGLSPLGSATDGEVEDYVLTVADGTVSEKRSVVLDHEQVSVSTEGGQPSVLAGRQYRFAAPFASVDVIEVIGGNQDQLFEILEMDWPNAAIELDGREGFNTLQILYPGTFDLTAGGMISAKGFSKLDLSMVSGVSIVIDETSIAELAGSDELVIAASAPHQVIFEDAADWVMASDLIEPGHFRQQLIHTVSGRSVSLETPLPWINLLNPFDVNNDGMTSPRDALAVINRLAVLDSQSGSSDLPDPSTLDSWLGFYYDANGDGIIAPRDALAVINRLATLEAMSSVTSESERPEASSLLALAGFDSANRERDRWFGEFEMLDQIELF